The following coding sequences are from one Lolium rigidum isolate FL_2022 chromosome 6, APGP_CSIRO_Lrig_0.1, whole genome shotgun sequence window:
- the LOC124659002 gene encoding uncharacterized protein At2g39795, mitochondrial-like, with product MALLAAARRVATSSLPLLRSSRGGAALLRPLAAAAARPMPFSSAAAVRPSSDDELLRVIKSEIKFAEDYDDQDRVEEIPENFPFKITDKKGLNEITLTRTYQGEKIEVLVSMPSLVTGDEAEHDQDEDDKENDDDQEDGEKAPKSTVPLTVTVSKSDGPSLEFTCTAYPDEIMIDTLSVKQPAANDDEELIAYEGPDFNDLDENLQRAFHKYLELRGISPLTTNFLHEYMINKDSREYLF from the exons AtggccctcctcgccgccgcccgccgcgtcgCCACCTCttccctccccctcctccgctcGTCGCGCGGCGGCGCTGCCCTGCTCCGgcccctggccgccgccgccgcgcggccgATGCCCTTCTCATCGGCGGCCGCGGTGAGGCCGAGCTCCGACGACGAGCTCCTCCGCGTCATCAAGTCCGAGATCAAGTTCGCCGAGGACTACGACGACCAGGACCGG GTTGAGGAGATCCCAGAGAACTTCCCTTTCAAAATCACCGACAAGAAGGGGCTCAACGAGATCACTCTCACAAGAACTTACCAGGGCGAGAAGATCGAGGTGTTGGTCTCCATGCCCAGCCTAGTCACCGGAGACGAGGCGGAGCATGACCAGGATGAGGATGACAAAGAGAACGACGATGATCAGGAAGATGGTGAGAAGGCCCCGAAGTCCACCGTCCCCCTCACAGTCACCGTCTCCAAGAGCGATGGCCCGAGCCTCGAGTTCACCTGCACCGCCTACCCTGACGAGATCATGATCGACACCCTGTCCGTGAAGCAGCCTGCAGCGAACGACGATGAGGAGCTGATCGCATATGAGGGCCCCGATTTCAA CGACCTCGACGAGAACCTTCAGAGGGCGTTCCACAAGTACCTGGAGCTGCGTGGAATCTCGCCCTTGACCACTAACTTCCTGCACGAGTACATGATCAACAAGGACAGCCGGGAGTACCTCTTCTAG